The Trypanosoma brucei gambiense DAL972 chromosome 10, complete sequence genome has a segment encoding these proteins:
- a CDS encoding 60S ribosomal protein L9, putative, translated as MKIKSHDQITFPEDVTVSVKDRIVTVKGKRGTLTKDLRHLQLDFRVNKKLRTFTAVRWFGNKINNSTINTALSHVRNMITGVTKGFRFKVRFAYAHFPISVTVENQLVEIRNFLGEKRVRRQVVADDVKVYRTDAALVKDELVLEGNDLEQVSREAAVMHQLCLVKKKDIRKFLDGIYVQTKTNIEVDE; from the coding sequence ATGAAGATCAAGTCGCACGACCAAATCACCTTCCCCGAAGATGTCACCGTCTCCGTAAAAGACCGCATCGTAACGGTGAAGGGGAAGCGTGGCACGCTCACAAAGGACTTGCGTCATCTGCAGCTTGACTTCCGCGTGAACAAGAAGCTCCGTACCTTCACCGCAGTTCGTTGGTTTGGTAACAAGATCAATAACTCAACCATCAACACCGCTCTCTCGCACGTGCGCAACATGATCACGGGTGTTACAAAAGGCTTCCGCTTCAAAGTGCGCTTCGCATACGCTCACTTTCCCATTTCCGTGACGGTGGAAAACCAATTGGTGGAGATCCGTAACTTCCTTGGGGAGAAGCGTGTCCGCCGACAAGTGGTGGCAGACGATGTGAAGGTCTATCGTACAGATGCTGCACTTGTCAAGGATGAACTCGTGCTTGAGGGGAATGACTTGGAACAGGTGTCTCGTGAGGCTGCTGTGATGCATCAGCTCTGcctagtgaagaagaaggataTCCGTAAGTTCTTGGACGGCATCTACGTGCAGACAAAGACCAACATCGAAGTTGATGAGTAG